The Engraulis encrasicolus isolate BLACKSEA-1 chromosome 11, IST_EnEncr_1.0, whole genome shotgun sequence nucleotide sequence CGATTGGccaagagtaaaaaaaaatgcagaattgtgacaagatgcaatattgagtaTTGCTTTCTTGTTTCTTGTCTTGCTCATACTCCTCTGCacagctggtagacatgttattattaattcctagcttgtaattatgacactcccCCTGTTATTTcgtcgtgaaatttgccttccaggggggcccacagcaagctgtagcctaggggccccaggccgtcttaatccgTCCTTGCGTGTGTAGGCCACTCTCACACTGTTTCAGCCAGACAGATTTACATGAATTTCTCTGCTTTTATAGGTCAAGTggaatgaaaaaaaatgtctgtccAATGTGCGCTACTGTTGCCTCCACTCCTCACAGGTGGTTTCATCTTTTGTAAATGTCTCTGCTAATCTCTTCAGCATTGTTGTTTGCAAATGTGCTTGTGTCGTGCTCCATTATTTTTCATGTCTCTTATTCTATCTTTTGATGTGTTAAAATGTCTTGCACTGTTTGTTAAGTGTCTTGTGTTATGTTGCATTTTTGTGTTGTTCTAAAATGTCTTGCGCTATCTCATGTTGTTTGTAAGTGCTTTGGGCTATCTCATGCTGCTTTTAAATGCCTTGATCTGtctcgtgttgtgttgtggtctgaatgtgttgtgctttgatcTAATGCAGTGGTGTTGAGTTGGACAAGCTTCAGGGAGGGAGCGGCAGCGATCGGAAAGGTCTAATTGCTCATTTTGTCCGGccgacatcacatcacatcactctaTACCCTTGACAGCAGAGAGAGATCAGTCCATTAAGGACCAAAAGAGCTTAAAGCAGGAAACCGGGCCCTGAGCTTTTAGGATCCTATTTCTGTTCGGGCTTTTGAGCTTAACAACAAGACAACATATTTCCCTAATTGCTGGGTTTGGGgtgtggaggcaggcaggcaggcaggcagtcaagcaggcaggcaggcaggcaggcaggcaggcaggcaggcaagcaggcagtgaggcaggcaggcagggaggcaagcagacaggcaggcagaaaagcaggcagcgaggcaggcaggcaggcagacagggaggcaagcaggcaagcaggcaggcaggcaggtaggcaggcagacaggcaggcaggcttgtgCTTTTTACGGCTAAATGTGTAACCCAATGCGAGAGAGGAAAGTAGCGTCAAATTggggaaaacaagagagagagagtgaaagtgcaCACGCCATGCGCCGGATCAAAGCAAACAGCATGCTGTAGCGCTCACATCACATCTCAGACAGTCAggcatcgctctctctctttctctctctctctctctctctctctctctctctctctctctctctccctctctctctctcgcacacacgtacacacacacatacagaacgcGGAAAGcaaacctgctgtgtgtgtgtgtgtgtgtgtgtgtgtgtgtgtgtgtgtgtgtgtgtgtgtgtgtgtgtgtgagtgtgtgagtgtgtgagtgagtgagtgagtgagtgagtgagtgagtgagtgagtgagtgagtgagtgactgtgtctgtgtgtcgtgtgtcgtgtgtgtgcatgagagagatagagacacagaaagagagataggcaGCTAGGctgattttttcttctttccagCTACGCCACATTGCCTGCAGACTGCGGGAGGGTTCTGCCCAATTTACCTGCACAGTCTGTTGGACATCCATGAAGTGCAACACTAGCGCTGCGGGCAGGTAGGCTATGTCACATGATCTGCTGTTTACACAAACACTTCATATAGGATGAAGGCAGATCCCGGAATTTCTGAAGAAAAAAACCCCATGAATGCCACTCAGAAAAAATGCTCTGATATCCCCATTCAAAAggtaaataaatgtaaaaaaaacacataactcacacagtgtgtgtgtgtgtgtgtgtgtgtgtgtgtgtgtgtgtgtgtgtgtgtgtgtgtgtgtgtgtgtgtgtgtgtgtgtgtgtgtgtgtgtgtgtgtgtctgtgtgtgtgtgtgtgtgtgggtgggtcggtgcgtgcgtgcgtgcgtctttgtgtcaacggggtcagttgtcccgggcccagggagaagcggtgcccagaattggatccttattacattgcatgtattgggtggcagatgattttgttccaggcccagtaagctgtcagcggtcctgtgtatacatgtacagtatgtttagtttaactgcacgtAAGAGGTCAAAAGCAGTTTCAAACTTTTGTGCTAACCCtggttacatacatttttgacaataaattACATGTGACTTTTTGCTttcacttaaagcgatggttcggagtagaatcgccctaatgccatttgaaccgtgacacccatccacctttacacccgaagtgttttctgccgcagacttacatcaacagagttgccgtgttattcgatgtttattccggttagcttgactcaagcgcatatggatactgggcaccgtctccaaactttccccacaaaaataacatgtcattacaccaaacttctgcagtagcacaaatatggtctgtactcacgaaacgaagcatttggaagtttggaaatagtccaggagtttagtattatcaacacaagctgaatagcttctctgctgctaaagctgtgccaacgttacttccgtcatatgagacaagcccgtaaaagtcttcaacaaacttccagacgagagtgttaaaaaagttttcattgaattgtgattaaggcttatattttcaaggcaatacttaaaagatatttcaaatcttacctactatcaattagacaaggattttcgttatcaatactgatgctgaattcacttttcattgtgcatattatgagcttcgtttaggactcttacatgcttgtcttagatgacggaagtaacgttggcgcagctttagcagcagagaagctattcggcttgtgttgataataataaactcctggactatttccaaacttccaaatgcttcgtttcgtgagtacagaccatatttgtgctactgcagaagtttggtgtcatgacatgttatttttgtggggaaagtttggagacggtgcccagtatccatatgcgcttgagtcaagctaaccggaataaacatcgaataacacggcaactctgttgatgtaagcctgcggcagaaaacacttcgggtgtaaaggtggatgggtgtcacggttcaaatggcattagggtgattctactccgaaccatcgctttaactagTACCCCTTGAAGTAAGCAAATAGGCTAAACAAGCAAGAATGGTGAGCTCATCGCTTCTCTGTAAAATATTTTTGAATAATATGGCAAGCCTATGTGTAGTTATGATTCATGGTGGCATAGTTTCAGTTGCATACCagcgagaaaaaaataaaacacttttatGCCTCCCACCCTCCCATTCCTGGCATCAGATCTGAACCCCTGATAAGATAGATGTATGAAAGGTTCCGAAGAAGTTGCTATGCAGGTGAAGTACAGAATTctcaccccccacacactctcacacacacattctttctcctTTTGTGTCATACAAatactacacccacacacacaggcacgcgcaggcacgcacgcacacgcacacgcacacacatcaacacctatacagtgcatgcacacacctgtacatgcatgcacgcacgcacggacacgcacacgcacacgcacacgcacacacacacacacacacacacacacacacacacacacacacacacacacacacacacacacacacacacacacacacacctatacagtgAGGTCCACGTGAGCACAGCTTTTCAGATACCTGTAGAGGTATATGCATCTGGGTGTCAGCTGTCCCCTGCAGGCTGTCattactgtcactgtcactggtttggggggggggggggctgcggtaggctggcaggaaaagtacagcacaacaaaaataaataacggAATAAGTTTGAATAATTaacataataaacaaatataagtTAAACAAAATTCTTTACAGCATTATAATATTCTATTGTATCTGTGAACATtgttattatattttatattataacagaaaaaatagtgtggctcgGCCCATGTAAAAGGGCCCTTGGCTGAAgaataccggtatatgggggccttgtccctggcctatatatatatacatggcctatatataaatattatatatggagagagagagagtgtgatatatatatatatatatcacactctctctctcacacacacacacgttgtgcccTGTAAGCTTATTCACGGCTGGTTCATTCATCAATCCCTCACTAACTCCACTAAAGCACCTCACCTGATAAGGCGCCGCTGGTTGGACTGAGCGACACCTACAGGTACAGTGCAAACACTTCCACAAGAGTTCCCCTGCTGTCCCTGACTTACGGGAAATGCACCTGGCGCCGAGCCGGTGGAAAGTGAAAGTATTTGCCGTCTGGTCTGCCCTGCCGTGCCTTGTCCTGCCTCGAGCAAGGTGCCTATAAAGAGGGATGCTTACAACCTCTGGACTCACACGTCCCTGGAGATCCCAGACCGTCCTGTTGTCCGAGTCAAGAGCCCGCAAAAGAGAAGATAGATCTTCACCGAGACAGATGAGAtagatttatttgttttattttttttacattcacaGACTTCACAGAAACAGTCTATCTGAATAAGACAAGAGGGAAATAGAAGAGATCAGTTACTTATTTACTGAACACCTAAGGCAGGTATACCGCAGACAGCTCCGTCCAGAAGAAAAAAAGACTGCAAACTCGAACCCAGCAGGTGCACAAGAGAATTTCCCGACTGAGACATCAAGATGCTACTGCTGCACACTTCTGTTCTGCTCCTGGTGGCTTGTGGGATGTGGAACTCCGCCACAGGTGAGACacctgctcatctctctcttcacataCTGTAATGAGTCTTGAGCTGCTCGTCAGagtcattttgcagtgttaatgcagCTCTAAGAGAGTAGGAGCGACACTAACAGTCAATCAACACTGTTAAGTTTCTGTGAGATGTATGATGTGCTCTTGAAATTACTTACCAAAGCACTGTGCTCACTCTTGTAATGCCAACATATAATGTCAAACGGACACCTATATACTCGTCTCATCATGCCTCTTCAGCTGTTCTTTGTTATGCATGGAATTCCCAACTTGATCTCACAAGAGTTCTGTTTTCACTCTTTCACACATTCTAATGTCATGCCATGTCatgtcaaacacacacctgcacagtgaagagaaaatccgaagtgctcagggaattgttcagaaaaaatcttgaaggtggtctttggtgttggggaaaaaaacaatatcttgtcaaaaaaaggGAGtctaaggcactcttcttgtggaaaaatattaaaaagcctttattgaaacatggctaaggtaagtttaaaaacatgggagcagaccTGCACAGCTCACtcatcacatactgtatgactGACATACTGTGAGCTGCTCTTTGTGCTGTATGCAAATCTCTGTCCTCTCACTTGagtcctttttttcctctcttgctTTTTTAATGtcatattaaaacacacacatgctcttctagttctcacacatactgtagtgtgtgaCTGGTAAGATGTTGTGTGATGTCTGAAATTCTCTTCTTCAGCTTAATCTCACCTGAGTGCTGTTTTCACACCTGCTTTCTGTCACgtcaaatgcacgcacgcatgcacacacacagacacgcacacatacacccacgcacgcacgcgcgttcTTTCATGTCCTTAATGTCAAGtgtttgttatctgtgtgtgagtgcatggcacagcccttatctctctctctttctctctctctctctctctctctctggttgcagGTCAGGTGGCGGTCGACTGTTGTCTGAGTGCCAATGCCAAAGCGTTTCCTCTCAAAAATGTGGCATCCTACAAACATCAGACCACGGCTGAGGGATGCAGCATTGACGCCACCTTGTAAGTATCTGCTATTGGATAGTTAATTATTAGTTACACATCCaaaggtgtgtgaatgtgtgtgtgtgtgtgtggtgtgtgtgtggtgtgtatgaggGGTGGGGGCATTGGGGTGTCCATTATTGACAATCATTATTGACATAGTAATTAGTGGCTTTAATCGTGTGCACTCTTCCTAGTTCATTTACAAGTTAATGACAGAAGGGgcgtcagtgctgtgtgtgtgtgtgtttttgcgtctgtgtgcgtgcttatatgcatatccatgtgtgtacatgtgtttgcacTAATTCTAGCACTTATAATAACACTTATATACTAATAATAAAGCGATGGTATCTGATGGTGTTTTTCTTCTTCATCCAAACAGGATCATAACAAAGAAGGGCAAAATACTGTGTGCCCCACCCAAGTCTAAAGCCCCGAGGTGGCTGCGTAGAATCTTCAAGGCTATTGACAACCAGACCAATGGAAAACAAGAAGGGCCAAGACCGCCAAAAAAAGGTAAGGGGGTTCATTTTTCAGATGCAAAAAGTGTAAAGTATGAGCACATTGCAAAAGAAAAAATGTTGTGGGTGCTGGAGTGTCGGTGTCACTGATATCTAGGTTTGCAAATGACTTGGTTGCCATGCGATTTGACATAGGCAAGCCTACTAAGTTGGCAACAATGCTTTGGAGAACCAGGGTCCTGGGCAGTAGAACGCATGaaaggaaaatgaaaaaagaaatatcCGTACACTAGACGCTCCCTTGCTTGTGATTTATTTTATTAAAAGGTCATTACAAGGGAAGTTCTAAAGTGTGCTAAGTAACGGttatttctttcttcattttacatgcaaataagCACATGCAACCACTGACAcatgtagcctatctgcattaaGTGAAATGACCTCCTCTGGGTGGTGTACACACACTCTTGACTCTTTAATCATCACTTCCTGTATGCATgcaggcagaggcgattctagggtcaggtggggccccaagcgaaaatgcaaaagaatgaacatttaaatcaaaatcaccactactgtagtacagtatgggctgttattcactatcgagggacttgggggccccaagtggctgcctgccttgcctggtggcaagatgctcctctgcatgcaggaaagctgacaggggaggcaaaggggtcagttgccaaGGGAGGGAGAGGGCCCAAAAgtcggtcctcattacattgtacagtattgGATTGGGggacctttcaaatgactttgtcctgggccctgcaaaagctgtcagcggccctgtatgcaTGACAAATTGACCTTGCACCTGTCGGCTTGTCTGATGAACCTGCTTTCAGTAACCACCTCCAGTACTCTCTTGTCTCCTGTCTAACCTGTTGCTCCTTTGATCTGTGTGCCCACAGGTAGACACTccaagaggaagggagggaagaactCCAGGAGGTCGGGTTGAGATCCTCAGTTCATCAGACACTCAACAGAGACTTGCTGTGGCTGCACCTGAGACATGAGACATGAGACAcgagacgtgtgtgtgcgtgtgcgtgtgtgtgtgtttgtgtgtgtgtgcgcgtgcgtgcgtgcgtgtgtgagtaaaaTACAACAGCGGGTATTGGTATATTGTGGTCTTGTGCCTAACGGGTACCAATTATACCTACTGCTATTTGCGCTGGTCTGGTGCCAATTGCCAGTGCAGCAACCGTGGCACTCAATCGATGAAGCAGACCATTCTGAGACTGAGACTTCTGAAACAAACCAGCCAAAAAGCTGTGGTGATCCTTCACTTCACTGTAAACGAACTGCTTTTGTTAAACACtttggggtttcttttgccttaagacatgtaaaagtttttatcttttacctgacatgtttcgacggtgttacttccgtcttcatctgatgaagacggaagtaacaccgtcgaaacatgtcaggtaaaagataaaaacttttacatgtcttacggcaaaagaaaccccaaagtgtttaagttaaacagttagacataatgaacttaatacatatgaacTGCTTTTGTACATGCACTGTTGCACAAGAAGAATGACTTCTGTAAAAGTTTCTCAAACCCTTTGTAGTTGCTGTTAAATGTTATATGCTTTGTCTACCAAATGCTGATGTTATTTTTGGAATTTACTGTGATATAGTGCTCTATTTTTTGTACTGAAATATATATTAAAATTTTATACTACACGAATTCACTGGAGTGAGTGTTTTTAGTTGCATCGACAGAAGTATTTCTGAGATGTATAAATGTCTCCTATTTGtccattgtagcatgctacacggatccattaactttcactagcttagcgacatattccctcttttaacttgtcttaaagcaagacaacggcttacatgaaaaataagacgctttaccacctttataaaccctagccaacgattttaactgtattaaacttTAACTGTATTACCCCTTTAAGTACTATAGGCCTATACACTGAATAATGCTGAAGTTTACGACAGTCGCCTAACCAGGCAAACTTTACCTTCACAGAGCATGTactgcacacacagtaaataggcctaaagacatTATGAAGACAATACTGATCATGTATGGGTGTTGGTGATTGTGGATATAAAGGTGTGGAGACCCGAAACTGATTTTAAACTGGCTGCTTCCTCCTTACGGTAAAATATCTGTTCTAAACACATCCTTGTTCCCAGACACCTGATCCTGTAACATTGCAAAAGGAGACGAAAGAAATACGAGGTGTTATGCAAGAGGTTGAAAGGGTCCTTGACTGGAGCGCAAATCTAAAATGAGCCAAAatattacagcacacacacacacacacacacctctctctacacacacacacacacacacacacacacacacacacacacacacacacacacacacacacacacacacacgtacgcaagcacacacgcacacgcacaaccacacacgcacacgcacacacacacacacacagatatcaagTTCTCTGGTTGTCTGCCAAGCTGCCAAATCAACGATGACCTAATTACCCCTTTCCATGTCAGGTAGGCTAAGCAGGGAAGATGACATGGGGGTGGACAAATAGGTCAGTTGTCCTAGGCTCTAGGGTTAGGCCCTGGGCCCTACTGTgacgcaaatggtagggcactcgtttgctatgcggccgacccaggttcgactcccggcccgggtcctttgcagacccttccccatctctctctgcccactcccttcctgtca carries:
- the LOC134458840 gene encoding C-C motif chemokine 19-like, giving the protein MLLLHTSVLLLVACGMWNSATGQVAVDCCLSANAKAFPLKNVASYKHQTTAEGCSIDATLIITKKGKILCAPPKSKAPRWLRRIFKAIDNQTNGKQEGPRPPKKGRHSKRKGGKNSRRSG